The Osmerus eperlanus chromosome 7, fOsmEpe2.1, whole genome shotgun sequence genome includes a region encoding these proteins:
- the fabp10a gene encoding fatty acid-binding protein 10-A, liver basic, producing the protein MAFSGTWQVYAQENYEEFLRAISLPEDVIKLAKDIKPVTEIQQNGNDFVITSKTPGKSVTNSFTIGKEAEITTMDGKKLKCIVKMEGGKMVCNTEKFSHVQELKGGEMWETLTVGSTSLIRKSKKM; encoded by the exons ATGGCCTTCAGTGGAACGTGGCAGGTGTACGCTCAGGAGAACTACGAGGAGTTCCTCAGAGCCATCT cccttccaGAAGATGTCATCAAGCTGGCCAAGGACATCAAGCCTGTGACAGAGATCCAGCAAAATGGCAACGACTTTGTCATCACCTCCAAAACCCCTGGCAAGTCTGTCACCAACTCCTTCACCATCGGCAAAGAGGCTGAGATCACAACCATGGATGGCAAAAAGCTGAAG TGCATTGTCAAGATGGAGGGTGGCAAGATGGTGTGCAACACAGAGAAGTTCTCCCATGTCCAGGAGCtcaagggaggagagatgtgggAG ACTCTAACGGTGGGATCCACATCACTCATCAGGAAGAGCAAGAAGATGTGA